A genomic segment from Gemmatimonadota bacterium encodes:
- a CDS encoding alpha/beta hydrolase, which produces MQADVLRVPVGPGAVHVERYGHGGVPIVLLHGFGTCTFLWRYVAPILAEAGHTAYAIDLFGHGESDRTPDADFGIAAQAEYLDAAMTALRLARATIVGVDLGGDVALRLAATRPDRVARLVLINVPAYDELPARDIGVMQRSTARFAFKVTRGVLGATTLLQSLLEGSVALPDHMPTRLLARYLAPFAGRDGVSHLLTLGAAIRRSDIEDLDLSDVRAPTLIIRGDHDEWLSRDVANRLAADIPRATLHRMAGVARLIPEESPDNLAEQLLEFIGSAGAVADSRSSASTIK; this is translated from the coding sequence ATGCAAGCTGACGTCTTACGCGTTCCGGTTGGGCCCGGCGCGGTGCACGTGGAGCGATACGGCCACGGCGGCGTGCCGATCGTCCTGCTGCACGGCTTCGGCACGTGCACTTTCCTCTGGCGCTACGTGGCGCCGATCCTGGCCGAGGCGGGCCATACGGCCTACGCCATCGACCTGTTCGGGCACGGTGAATCGGACCGGACGCCAGACGCGGATTTCGGGATCGCGGCGCAGGCTGAATATCTCGACGCGGCAATGACCGCGCTGCGGCTCGCCCGCGCGACCATCGTCGGCGTCGACCTGGGTGGCGACGTGGCACTCCGGCTGGCGGCCACACGCCCGGATCGCGTCGCCCGGCTCGTCCTGATCAACGTTCCAGCGTACGACGAGCTGCCCGCACGCGACATCGGCGTGATGCAGCGGAGCACGGCCAGATTCGCCTTCAAGGTGACGCGCGGAGTGCTGGGCGCCACGACGTTGCTCCAGTCGCTTCTCGAGGGGAGCGTCGCGCTGCCGGACCACATGCCCACCCGGCTTCTGGCCAGATATCTGGCCCCGTTTGCCGGTCGCGATGGAGTGAGTCACCTTCTGACGCTCGGCGCCGCGATCCGGCGCTCGGACATCGAGGATCTGGATCTTTCGGACGTCAGGGCACCGACGCTGATAATTCGCGGCGATCACGACGAGTGGTTGAGCCGGGACGTCGCAAACCGACTCGCAGCCGACATTCCGCGCGCGACCTTGCATCGCATGGCCGGAGTGGCGCGATTGATCCCTGAAGAAAGTCCGGACAATCTGGCTGAACAGCTGCTCGAATTCATCGGATCAGCGGGCGCGGTTGCGGATTCTCGATCGAGTGCATCCACTATTAAATGA
- a CDS encoding CDP-alcohol phosphatidyltransferase family protein, giving the protein MNRSTRLWNVPNVISSSRVALAVAFVLVNDTPARIVLIAVAALTDFLDGLVARLSDQRSVVGALLDPIADRLFVLAAVSAYLFNGLLTTGQYFIFISRDIATAVGFIVARIIPWLRPVTFRARLLGKAVTVLQLATLMAVLLQPSATPWLIVAIAILSAMSIFDYTLALWRARVRSPA; this is encoded by the coding sequence ATGAACCGGAGCACGCGGTTGTGGAACGTACCGAATGTGATCTCATCGTCGCGCGTGGCGCTCGCGGTCGCATTCGTGCTGGTAAACGATACTCCCGCCAGGATCGTGCTCATCGCGGTCGCGGCGCTGACCGACTTTCTCGATGGGCTGGTCGCGCGACTTTCCGACCAGCGCAGTGTCGTCGGCGCGCTGCTCGATCCAATTGCCGACCGGTTGTTCGTCCTGGCGGCGGTTTCCGCGTACCTGTTCAACGGGCTGCTCACCACGGGCCAGTACTTCATCTTCATCTCGCGGGACATTGCGACCGCGGTTGGATTCATCGTCGCGCGGATCATTCCGTGGCTACGGCCTGTAACATTTCGTGCGCGTCTGCTCGGCAAGGCGGTGACGGTTCTCCAACTCGCGACGCTGATGGCGGTGCTGCTGCAGCCATCGGCTACACCCTGGTTGATCGTCGCCATTGCAATCCTGTCGGCCATGTCGATTTTCGATTATACATTGGCACTGTGGCGCGCGCGTGTTCGGTCGCCTGCATGA